Sequence from the Fulvivirga ligni genome:
TAGTATCACCTCACGATGGACCAAGATTGATGAGCGCGAAGTGTATCAGGGAGCCTTCAGATTTAATAACCTCATGCCTGGCAGATACTTAATATATGGCAGAGGCGCGGAAGAAATATATGGTCCGTATGTGCCTACTTACTTTGTAAACGGTATTAGCTGGAGAGATGCCGATGCCATTAACCTCACAGGAGCAGCCGAAGACATCAAAATCACCTTGATTAGGTCATATCAATTATCCTCACCTGGTGCGGGTTCTGCCACAGGACGACTTGTAGATGCTGAACAAGAAAGCGGTGATTATGTAGTTATCCTTAAAGACGCCAATGCCAATAAAATCTTAGGTTGGGATTTAACCAATAGCGGCCGAGACTTTCACTTTGGGCAGTTGCCTTTCGGCAAATATAGGGTGGTGTTAGAAAGACCTTCATCATCTATGTCTCAAACTTTTGAACTAACGGCCGAAAACCCTAATGTAACCGATATAGAGCTGGGCCCTAACCTGGTTTCTGGAGTTGAGTCTCAATTGAATGGCGTCAATGTATATCCTACAGAAATAAAGACACATATAACTCTCGAGAACAGAAGCTATGAGAATAAAGAGCTCTCTGTAAAATTAAGAGCAATAACAGGAACTGACTTTGTCAATGAATCTGTACAAATTGCTCCAGGAGAAACTTTAGAAATGAAAGTTTCGGAGCTGCCAACGGGCATGTACATTCTATTTATGAGTGATCAAAATGGAGAATCAAAAAGCTACAAACTAATAAAGCCTTAATATAAGCTGAAGTTTTTGCTATCTGCTTTACTTTAAGTAGAGAGGGGCTGTTTTAAGACAGCCCCTTTATTTTTTAAGCCAATTGAGCTTTGTAATGAACATTACTAAGTGCTTGCAAGGTTTTAGCGGCCTGTTCTGGAGTAATATCTCTCTGCGGATTTCCAAACATTTCATACCCTACCATAAACTTCTTCACTGTAGCCGACCTCAACAGTGGCGGATAAAAACTCATATGCCAATGCCATTCAGCATGCTCTCCGCCATCAAAAGGAGCCTGGTGAATGCCCGATGAATATGGAAATGAGGTTTCAAATAAATTATCATATTTGATTGTCAGCTGCTGAATGGCCTCGGCAAAGGCCGCTTTTTCGCCTTCTGACATTTCAGTAATCTGAGCCATTTTTCGTTTAGGAACAATCATCGTTTCGTATGGCCAAACCGCCCAAAATGGCACCAAAACTATGAAATGTTCATTCTCGAATATAATCCGCTCATCCGCTTCAGATTCTTCTTTTAAGTAATCCGATAAAAGTGAGCTTCCTGTTTTATCATAATGATTTTTAAAATGTAAGGCCTTTTTTACTGGCTCCACAGGTACAGATTCCTGAGCCCAAATTTGCCCGTGAGGGTGAGGATTAGAGCAGCCCATAATGCTGCCTTTATTTTCAAATATCTGAATATGATTGATATAGTCTAACTGCGAAAGCTCATTACATTCTTTCACCCAAAGATCAACCACCTCCTTTATCTCATTAATTTCCAGCTCTGGAATGGTTAAGTCATGCCTGGGAGAAAAACATATTACTTTGCATAGACCCTTTTCACTTTTAGCTTTCATTAGCCCCTTCTCAAAACCTTCTCCTTCAAAGTCAGAGGTTAGTGAAGCAAAGTCATTCACAAACGAATAAGTACCGGTATAATCAGGATTCACCTCTCCATTAGAGCGTGTATTACCAGCGCACAAGTAGCATGTAGGATCATGCTGGGGTCTTAGTTCGGCATTACCTTCCTCCTGCTGCCCTTGCCAGGGTCTCTTAGCACGGTGAGGTGATACTTGCACCCACTCTCCCGTTAAAATATTATATCTGCGATGCGAATGATTCGAAAGATCAAAAGTTTCCATGTAGCGTAATTCAAAATTTTTATAAACGTAAATAATACGCTTATAAAACACAAAGCTTCCACATTATTTCTGTATCAATTCTACAGCCTTGGCACAGACCTTGAATTTAAAATGGTAAATAAATTAGATCATTATAAAATATTAATATTATGGACTTTTATCATTTAACTAAAGAAAACGATAGCTGGAACTTGACAAAAGAAGGAAACGATAGAGCTTCAAAGGCGTTTCATACCACTAAAGATGAGGCTATTAAAGAGAGTGCAACCTATTTAGAAAGCCATGGTGGCGGTTCTTTGAAGATTCATAAGGAGGATGGAACCATTCAAGAAGAAAGAACTTATCCTAGAAGTGCTGACCCTGTGAGCAGTGAGGGGTAAGAGCTCAAAAAGCATAAATTAAAACAAAAAGGTCTCAAGTTGATATTTGAGACCTTTTTGTTTTAATACGGCTCATTTCTACAAATTGCAGTTATTTGTGGAGCAGTGTTCCCATTATAACTGTCATAAAAAAGCCACTTCTTTTCAGAAGCGGCTCTCCTACCTAATTGAATGTGAAAATCTTTAAGCGTTTACAGCGGTCTTTTCTTTAAACCATTTTTTAGCCTGATCTATGGTAGAGAACATTCCTATATGCATGGTTTCCTTACCATATTTCGCCGTTTGATTCATATAGTTTTTAACGGCCATTTCGCCGAAAACATTTTCCGGTACTATAAAAGCTACATAAGCGACACCGGCCTCTAATGCTTTAGGGTTCCAATCTGTAGCTACCCAATCTGTATCTTCCTTTTGTTGTACAGAATGAGCGCGCGTATCTGCCAACCACATAATTGGCTTCCCCTTTGGTTTGTATTGCTTACAGTAATCCAATCCTTTTAATAGAAAAGACCGGAATTCTTCACTTTTCATAAAACCGTTAAATCTGCCTATCACACACGGAACACTTTCATCGTATTCCAAAACGCCCTTACTTTTTTCTAAAAGAATCATATCTACTTATATTTAAAGAGTTGTTAATCCGTAACTAATGGTTTAATTGTTGGCAAAAAAGATTCGGTGATGAGCAAGAAAGTCTCGTCCATTAAATTAAAAGTGGACTGACGATTCCAGATAGGAATAGACATAATATAGCGCTGGCGATTAGCGAATCTACCTTCCGGACTGTACTCCATAAACGGCAAATGAGCCATAGCAAAGGCTCCCACCAAAAATGGTGTTCGCGTAATAGCAGGGTTATTATATAAAATACTCTCACCTATGGGTCTATCACCCAGATTATCAAATAGTTGCTTGTATTCTGTGTAAACTTTTAAAGGCACTGTGGTTCGGGCATACACCTGTGGATGTGAATCTCCCAATAGAAAAATCTGTCTGATGTAGGCGTAATCACCTCTCATATACTGCTTTTCATAATCAGTAATACGACCAATACCTTCCTGAATTCTTACCAATTCAAATTGATCGTAGGTCCTTCTTATACCATCACTCAAACGGTACGCCTTGGGTGTTAACCAATCATAGACGTTTTCCGGTACATGGCTTTCGGATAGTTCTGAAACATTTGTCCAATCTTGCATAATAGTCTGAGTTCTCATAAATCTAGTTTTTTGGCTACCATACCTACTCGCTCTCTGTCATCATACTTTATCCACTCTGGGAGCTCATTTCGAGCATCTCCAAACAGGTATAGTTGTTCAATTGAAAAAAATGGAGAGAATACTCTCCTCAAATCGTCTTCATCTACATGGTTTATGCTCTCGGGAAGCTCTGCAGCCACAGGGTTATTCTTACTGAACTCAGGAAGACATTCAATGTATCCTGCCCAAGGCTCATCCTTTTCCTTTTTTAGGTGGTAAATTTCAAGGTAAGATTCACAATGCCTCAAATAAGGCGTGAAGCTCACCACATACAACTTACCCCCAGGCTTTAACCAGGCGTGAAGTTTTTTAGCAGCGCTTACAATTTCAAAAGGCTTTAAAAAGGGAAAAACCTGAGAAATGTAAATAGATTGAAAATAATTATGAGGGAAATCAATATAAGGAAAATTGCTTTCTACAGTTTCCAAACGATGTGCATGCGGCTGAGGTGTGTTGGCCTTTAAATATCTTAGATGTTCCTTATTGATATCAAGCGCTACTACCTGCAAACCTTTTTCTAAAGCTGGTAAAGTTGCTACGCCATAAGCCGCCCCCACATCTAACACAGGACCCTGGTCTAAAACAGCCTCATCAATGAATTGCTGACCTATATCCGGCAAATTATATGTAAAACCTCTCTTATTTTGTGTTGCAACTGTAGCCATAACTTATTATCTTCTAATGCATCTGCTATTATAAGGCCTATTTCAACATCACATTCAGCATTTATTAGCTAAAAAGCACTCACTTTAGTAAAGTTTTCAAAATCAATGATTAGCAGATTTTTTTCATAAATAGCTCAGACTGTTATACTTAAAAACATAAAAATTCTTGTTTAAATGGACATTACGACAATCAACGATTCAGTTATTGTCTTTTTCCAATACACAATATAAATAGGTGTTGTTAGATATTTTTCGTATAAATTTTATAATTAAGTATCTAGAACATACATAAAAATGCTTTTTCAGCATACGAATTTATACTTAATTAACCTCATTTCTACCTCTTCTACTTCTATAAAGACAATATACTATACTTCTTAAAATAAACTAATGAAAGTGCTTTTGCTTGATTAGTTAAGAATTTACTCTACCACTCTTTTATCTACGATAGGATTTTTATTCGAAAAATTATATCTATATAATCACAACATTCTAACTATCAATACTTTACACTCAGCCACTTAGCACAACAGGTAATAATAGCATTTGGTAAGCAATTGCTTCAAGTTCTCTTGTCACCATCTAGTTCAGAAAGGTAAATTCATTAAAACCATCAAAAAACTTTAATAAGACTATTATGAAAAGACCTTTACTATCCATTTGGCTGGCATTATCGTTAATTATTGCTTGTCAAAAATCAGAAGACCTTCTCCCAGTCTTCCCATCCTCCACAATCTCAACTCCATCTCAGGAAGGATCTAAGACCATTAACGCCAGCAAGCACAGGACAAAGAAAAAATTTTTATTAGTACATGGGGCATGGCACCCCGAAGGCTCCTGGACCAAGATCATCGTAGGTTTGAAAATCTATGGGCATGAAGTATACACGGTACAGCTTCCAGGCCTTGGAACGGATCGAACTCCGCTTAATCAGGTAACGCTGGCCAGCCATGTAAGCGCAGTTACTAACAAGTTATTGGAAATTGGCCCGGATGTGACACTAGTTGGTCATTCGTATGGTGGAGTTGTGATATCGCAGGCTGCGGAAAACCTGTCATCCTACATCAATAAGGTAGTCTATGTTTCGGCTTTCATGCTACAAAATGGAGAGAGCCTGTTAGATATTGCCATGAATGACGCCAACTCGGTAGTTACAAAGAATATTATGATCACCGGGGACAGTGTATATATTCCGGCCCAGTTTTATGATGAGGCTTTCTACAATTATGGGCTTGATAGTGAAAATAGAAATTTACAAGCAGATGTTCTTTTCATAAAAACTCTGCTAGTCCCACAACCACTCAGCACCTTTGTAACACCAGTGTCACTTTCCAGCGCTTATTATAATCTGGAAAAAGTGTACATATCCTGCCTGCAGGACCACGCCATAACACCTGGCACACAATGCTTTATGTACAGTAGGTTTCCCAATGTAGATTTACACATCATGGCACAATCTGACCATTCACCCTTTCTATTTAAGCCCAAAAAATTGGTTGAAATTCTAAACGGCCTGTAAGAACTTATGTCTGTAGGGTTCGGAAGTAATTTTATTCTTTAATGCTTTACAATAATAAAAATCAATCAATTCTTGAATCGACATGAAGAGTTGGCCCTAGGATTATGACATTGAGTACTAGTTGGAAAGATCATTTTCCGGGGTCAATAATTTTCATTGCATCAACAAACATCAGCAGGTAAGCTCTAGCAAAAGCTTAAGTGGAACTGC
This genomic interval carries:
- a CDS encoding UDP-glucose--hexose-1-phosphate uridylyltransferase — encoded protein: METFDLSNHSHRRYNILTGEWVQVSPHRAKRPWQGQQEEGNAELRPQHDPTCYLCAGNTRSNGEVNPDYTGTYSFVNDFASLTSDFEGEGFEKGLMKAKSEKGLCKVICFSPRHDLTIPELEINEIKEVVDLWVKECNELSQLDYINHIQIFENKGSIMGCSNPHPHGQIWAQESVPVEPVKKALHFKNHYDKTGSSLLSDYLKEESEADERIIFENEHFIVLVPFWAVWPYETMIVPKRKMAQITEMSEGEKAAFAEAIQQLTIKYDNLFETSFPYSSGIHQAPFDGGEHAEWHWHMSFYPPLLRSATVKKFMVGYEMFGNPQRDITPEQAAKTLQALSNVHYKAQLA
- a CDS encoding chorismate--pyruvate lyase family protein → MRTQTIMQDWTNVSELSESHVPENVYDWLTPKAYRLSDGIRRTYDQFELVRIQEGIGRITDYEKQYMRGDYAYIRQIFLLGDSHPQVYARTTVPLKVYTEYKQLFDNLGDRPIGESILYNNPAITRTPFLVGAFAMAHLPFMEYSPEGRFANRQRYIMSIPIWNRQSTFNLMDETFLLITESFLPTIKPLVTD
- a CDS encoding class I SAM-dependent methyltransferase → MATVATQNKRGFTYNLPDIGQQFIDEAVLDQGPVLDVGAAYGVATLPALEKGLQVVALDINKEHLRYLKANTPQPHAHRLETVESNFPYIDFPHNYFQSIYISQVFPFLKPFEIVSAAKKLHAWLKPGGKLYVVSFTPYLRHCESYLEIYHLKKEKDEPWAGYIECLPEFSKNNPVAAELPESINHVDEDDLRRVFSPFFSIEQLYLFGDARNELPEWIKYDDRERVGMVAKKLDL
- a CDS encoding DUF2188 domain-containing protein; this translates as MDFYHLTKENDSWNLTKEGNDRASKAFHTTKDEAIKESATYLESHGGGSLKIHKEDGTIQEERTYPRSADPVSSEG
- a CDS encoding alpha/beta hydrolase — protein: MKRPLLSIWLALSLIIACQKSEDLLPVFPSSTISTPSQEGSKTINASKHRTKKKFLLVHGAWHPEGSWTKIIVGLKIYGHEVYTVQLPGLGTDRTPLNQVTLASHVSAVTNKLLEIGPDVTLVGHSYGGVVISQAAENLSSYINKVVYVSAFMLQNGESLLDIAMNDANSVVTKNIMITGDSVYIPAQFYDEAFYNYGLDSENRNLQADVLFIKTLLVPQPLSTFVTPVSLSSAYYNLEKVYISCLQDHAITPGTQCFMYSRFPNVDLHIMAQSDHSPFLFKPKKLVEILNGL